The region CCTAGTTCATCCttggagtgttcttgagctttgaaGTGATTTTTGTGTCATTTTTGTATGTATTcaagaagaaggaacttggagacCAATAATTTGTTGAAATTGAGCATTTAGATCTAGAGTCTTCATCAACTTTGTGAGCTTTAGATGGTAAAAAGTCATGGGTtttaagaaaaacaaaaatacctatgtgtgcatgcaaccctaatttgtagGATTTATGTTTTCACTAATGGACATGCAAGTAttgaacacaaaacaataaaccctaaaaggcaactataatttttgaaattaacaATAAACTAGGGTTAAGATACATActtttattgttatattgtaataacaatgaaATCCTTGAAGATCTTGGACTTGAGAGCAAGTGTCACAAGTATAACACCTctaaccactactagaaaaacagcctcttacaacgcgcaatgcgtgtcgtaaaacgatcagacgacgcgcaaatgtgtgtcaaggaaggccctgttatAATGAGAgatgacacgcttttgcgcgtcgtctatttatGATGTGCaattacgacacgcatttacgacgtgcGTTTACGATACGctttgcgtatcaaggaaggccctgtcataaaggaagatgacatgcatttgcgtgtcgtaaccttacgacgtgtATTTACGActcgcattgcgtatcattaaagcccctgtcaagaaaggccatgtcataaatgaagatgacacgcatttttgcgtatcataattttatatgtttaaaaaaatatattatttatagatttactaattttcaaattaaatttgtatttaatgtctcataatagaaaatagaatatcatatacaaaaaatacaatccattgcataaaattacATGTCAAACAAATAGTCGttacatggaaagataaaacaaatcaatagaagttgtaacaaaaatttacaaactaactacatacaaaaaatataaaaaaaatataccctcaaatgcttttcaaattctaATCCCCATTTCAGCTCTTCAACTCACTTCTCCAGTTTGTCCTTAGCTTCTCTAAGAGCTCTAACATCTCTTGCAGCCCGTGACaacatattataattttttaattactATTTATTCTTATAATTCAAAGAATTTAGATAAAATTGTATTATATTTTACTTATATTTTTTACAGAAAATCCACTCACCAGCTTCAACATTCTTAATTCTTTCCTTGCATACCTTTGAGGAAACTCTCTTTACTTGATAACTTTCAGCTGCATTAAGATAAAATACAAATCATTATATTTCTACCTTATTCTTATTTTTAACCTTTCACTGAATTTCAAAATGAAAATGACAAAATTTTCTTACATTATCCATTTAACAAGTCTAGGCCTCTCTCATGCAAAATCTTGATCAAGTGAAAAACGTATCCAGACAAGAAAACATCGAAACCTGCTTCATATGGACAATATTTCATTCCATAATCCTTCTCAATACTAAACACAGCATaatcaaaaacatttttcatattaTTACTAAAAACATAAATGTTAAACTTGGACATAACAACACTATTATTATACTAAAAACAGAAATTCAAATGGTAACTCCTGTATGCACTTCAAATGGTAACTCTTGTATGCACTTATAAGTTCCTATGTTCATATTTTTAcaaggttttgaaaaccggaccggacatcGAACCGTTTATCTTACTGGTTCGACGGTTGGACCGGTCCTAAAACCTGGAAAAaatcggatatatatatatatatatatatatatatatatatatatatgtgtgtgtgtgtgtgtgtgtgttgtgtttaaaagaataaattatatatacatgagtgttttatatatgtatatatgtatattaaataacATAGTGTGTGTTTTACATTATCGTAGTTGTCTAAAAATATAGTCTGAATAATTAAATATGTGTAATATTTGTGTTCatcataaaaaaacaaataatgtaAATATGTTTAATATGTGTGGATGTTGTATGAGAGGCCAAGTTTGAGGCATCCCCCATCGGTGGGTGAAAAAGAAATAGAAGGCAAATAAGTTCCATAAAAGGAGTGCTTAGAAGGACAAGCCAAGTATATGTTCTCACTGCCGGCTCCTTTGAGTTGGCTTGATCTTTTGAGCCGAGTATAAGAAAAAGAAACAGGCCAAGTGTTCACATTCACATTGACACAAACAACAAACAACAAACCATCCATCAAAAATTATGTACAAATTACAAGGTCAAGGAATGGAAAATAAACTTACAGCATTTTGACCGAGCACGTGCAGAGGATTCCGTCTGATGCGTTTGCTCGGCAGGCACAGATCATGTATGTAGGATCAATGTATTTCACATCAGCTGCATCCCCAATCTCCTtgaaatatttttttatctaaaaaaacaaatatcatttcaCTTACATTCATTTGTTTCTTATAATATTTCTTCCTATCCAGTTATATTTATAGCAAAGTCATCGAAACACATACCTGTTTTCACTGCTACAATTaagttaatttaattaaaaaaaaatggttgTAAACGAGTTTTCAAAGTAGAACGTTTCCATAACAAAAAAAGTACCTCCTGTTGTATATGAACGCCAATATCTCCAAGTACAACGTTCCCAGATGCATCCTTAGCATTTGTTTTCTCCACAAAGTTCTAtacaaaaccatatcacaaattgtAAGTTGAGCTGTCTTTTTTTCCCAAAGTTTAATCAAATTACAATCTATTTTCTAAAAACAATATACATTTTATTATAATCTTGTTTGTTTTTTGTAAATGAagaaaatataattaaattatgtATGGAGTAAAGTTAGAAGTTAGAACTAATCTGACCAGCTCCCTCTGCTACACAGATGACAGTCGATCCCTTTGTCTCGAGTAGATACTTTAGATGTTTTAGGACACCATGTGGCCCATGCAACTCAAAGGGTACCTttaatttataaaacaatttatatCAATAACTCAAAATTTTAACTATTGACAAAAATAACCTTGTCAATGCAACGATCAACATCCAGAAGATAGCAGAAGTAAGAGAGTTGCTTGTACACATCAGCCTCCGAATACtagtcaaaaataaaaattttagttttttatgAAGGGTAATGACAAAAATAATGTTTTTGAGATGAAAAGCAACCTGTCTCACTTGTGTTCTGGACTAGTATCCGGAGGCTAATGAATCTTATTGTGGAAGTAGCTTACACAATGCCAAAGCGTCCCAATACTTTATATTATAGTGAGCAATAATAACAACCATTAAATAAGAaatggaaacttttcataaaaaaaaaaaaaatcaaagcgtTAAGATTCCAAAGTTATAGAGAAAAAAAGATAGATTTAACCTGTTACCTCTGTTTCCATATTAAAAGAAACTAGGCTTCTCATGACTACTGCATGCATATGCCACAAGATCTTCTGGTTGAGGAAGACGACTAGCCAGACCTACAAACAAAACCCACCCACCATTTCTAGTTAGTTTACTTACTTTCATGTGCTTTGTTTAACTTTAACAGTATGTATGTAATTTCTTTTTTTGATAGCTGAAACTTCTTCCATTCCTTTTCTGAAAATGGATTCCTTAGTGTTGCATGTGATGACTCCACATAGATTAAAAAAATCTTGTGAAGATTGTGGCTCTTTTTCTTCCCATGTTGAAAAAGACACCCGATTCAAAGAAATTGTTAAGTTTTATAACCAATAACTAGATGTCTGAAACATAAGTTCTTGTTACCTCAGAAACAGACTTCAAAAATACAAGTGTTCTAGAGGCATGCTTAATGAAATTTTCAAATATCAGTTTTATTTCTGTCTTCCATCTTCAATGAACTTTGATGAAATAGGCATTCGTATAACTGTAGAGTCTGGTGACCATAGAACTTTTTGACCAATAAACATGGGACTAAACTGATCACGGAATCGCTCGGTCAAATTGATACCTGTAATTAACAAAATCATAACAGAATACTAACCTGATTAACAAAAAGATAACAGAATTATTACTAATATATACCTGTCAAAGTAAACATCTTTGCAACTGGAGAATTACTTGATGAAGGTAGAGTAAAAGCTTTACCACAAGGATCAAACATATATAAAAAGCCACCAGAGACAACTGAAGGAAGATCAGTTATAGAATAACAACTCGTTAACCCTAATCCAAAATTAAGCATGTCACCCCTTAAACCCCATGGAGGAAGAAACTTAAGGCTAGATATTTCCTCTCTACTCAAACTTGCTCCTTCCAgtacaacaacaatggcaggccCTTAAAAATCTCctgtaaaaaaattattttaaattttttaaatttaattggcTATAAAGTAAAACTAAATAGTATGATAACTTTATACCTTAATTTTGTATCATCAATGATTGTGATGGATGTTGGCATTTGTCAAAAATTATATGAAGCTTTTTGGCTTTACAGCAGTCTGCAAACTCAATAAGATCATATAACAAGAAATCTTTCCCTCCATATAATTCAAGAAGCTCATGGATCTTTGCATAGTCCATATAGGGTAAATCTTTTGTCATTTCCTCACTGACTAAAGAGATGGAACGAAGGGATTGAATCCCTAGCCTGTTAGCCAGATCATGACTGATACTCGAGTGTATGATATGTTTTCCCAGAGGGGTATTATTGTCCAACCAAGGTGCATCATTATTCATCACATCCTTTGCAGCCATGAGAACCCCTCGAGAATCAGGCACCAAAAATGGAGTGTTGGAAGATTCAAACATTGATCTCTCTGATTGACAATCATGGATGAAGTGAGCCACATCTATGATTTAGGCCTGACAGTATCCGGTGCTGCAATTTGCTGAGCTGGCACTAACCATGGAAGTCCGGTCAAAGGTGGGTCAACAGAAATAGGACACCATCTGATGGCTTTTAGTTCAGACCAAAAATCATCTCctggcatttcatcgaacagctTGCCTACATAATCTTCATGAAAAGCATCAGGAGTGTTTCTTGAGTAGTCATATGCTTCATCATCTGGCCCAAACTCATTAAAACTGAATTCTACTTCCTCAGTTGAAAACTTGAGTGCCAATGCATCTAAACAACCAAGTAGTCTGTTTTCATTTACAACAGCCTCTGGTTCCATTTTATCATGCAACATAGACACTGATTAGCAGAATCAAGCAAACCCTAGCAAAAGAAAAACATTAAGAACAAGAATGTTTGAAGAATGATTAAGAACTAAACAAGACATGGGTGTCTTCAAAGTCAAGATCATGAACTAAAGACGATGgaattttctaaaaaagaaaaacattaaGAACAAAAACACAGGAAAATGGATTAGATGTGTAAGAATCATAACCCTTGTTTACTAATCATATATAAAAATGCCCAGATTGGGAAGGAAAATAAACATGCAGGTTCCAAGAATCAAGAAAACCAAACAATTTATGAAAATCTTATAAAATCAAAGAGCTAAATCCACATAAAGTCTAACACTGAAAGAAGAACAAGAAATGGCTTTGAAAGATTATAGATGCAAATACATGAAAGAAGAAATTATACTCTATGGACGAGAGACTTACCTAAAGTCGCAGGAGAAGAAGTGTTTGTGCAATCAGAGtagttttagggtttccttcggttACTCCCTTTACATCTCTGACAATCTTCATCTATggaggagagagatgagagaaaaccCGGTGGAGGGGAGAGATGAGAAGGTGGATGCATCGATTAGGGAGAAAACAAACTCAGAGAGTGGAGTGAAGTCGGATTTAGGAGAAGTTTTACCAGTTTTAGGGAGAAATCgaactagttggtctttgttgttGATGTCTTTGTTGTTGATCTTCTTTGCTGGGATTATTGGCACGTGAATAGAGAGAAAGGTTAGGGCTTCTTAATTGAGAGAAAGCTTAGGATTGATAGAATTTACGAGAAAGATCTTGCGGAAAGAGTTGATAAATCTCGAGGCTGTGACGATGACCATATGTGATAACGAACGGTTGACTCCGGCAATGGGGAGGTTCTTGATTGAGAGAACCTGAACTAATTTGAAGTTGAATTCACAGTTTTTGATCTAAGGCACCGTTTCTCAAGAACAAATTAGGGTTCTTAATATTTAGGGATTTATGATTTAGGGTGATTTGGGGAGTCGTAGTAGGCGGgatgtttaatttttttgggaATGGAAAATGGTTATGAATGATTTAGGCTTTTAGCAGAGGATTTTAGAAGGAGGATCAAGCGGGGTGTTTAATTTTTGtgggatttcatttcccaaaaaaaAAATACGGAAAACGCGccttcttaaaaaaatataaagcgacacctTTACACGACACGCTTATTATAATAGGTGCCCTCCGTATTTCTTTTTCTGAcgctaattttagggcacgcataaatgcgtgtcctctatccttcaaattttagaagagatgacattatttttagggcgcatgcttttgcgtatcgtaaatcactgcgtgtcattgtttgcgcgtcattaaagggctgttttctagtagtgaacggctcacaaacacactaagcaagaggatgagaggagagaggaggaagatACTTCAAAATTTCTGCTATCCTTAGGGTTTGAATGGCATGGCCAAAATTGATAGGGttgaggctccttatatagccgaggttgcttagagccaaagctaggtttgctggaggaaaccctaatttccaactTAAGGCCCaaacagcccatggactccccatcccaaggccttggatgaaaattCTAGGGCCTCCCTAGAAGTTTTCATCAGACCCTTCTAGGGTGGTCCATGAGCCCAAAACCACAACTATTAAATAATTTCTAAATATcccctatacttttaattaattcttttaatcccaaaattaatttctaattaaatattaattaaataacatgatttctaattaatatattattttcataatacattaataaatcatttttctatattaatttattattccaaataataaattcttcctTTTTCTCAATAGGTCATCTTGTCTAGTTGCTAATatgaaggcagcccaaaaggaatgtgctactatcaattcaagtacataccaattatagttatgagcatAGACACCTAGTCCAACAAAAAGTTCTCACCTTGATGACTCCTTATGATAGTTTGAGTTTAGGGTTGTTTATGAGCTTTATTTAGTCCTACGGGCCCTCCTTGTGAGTTTGAGCTACTCCAGGAGTTAGATATGTTAGATATCAGCCTCTTTGTTGGTCATGATGCATAAAACTCTTATATTGATGATTGTTATGATCCCATGAATGAATTTGGGTCCTTATTATGAGCATTGGTGGGAAAAAATGGTTATTGGGTTCCATTAAGACACGCTAAAGGTTAAAGATGCCAACTTTATGTATTAGAACCCTAATATGGACAACATATGGTTGCTAAtatgaaggcaatccaaaaggactgtgctactatcaaaattaattccaaattaatttctgattaaatattaattaaataacacgatttctaattaatatattattttataatacattaattaattaattttttttattaatttattattccaaataataaattcttcctctttctcaataggtcatcctgtctagttgctaATATGAATGCAACCGAAAAGGATGTGCTACTATTAttttaagtacataccaattatagttatgggcatagacacctaatccaacaaaaagttCTCACCTTGATGACTCCTTGTGATAGTTTGAGTTTAGGGTTGTTTATGAGCTTTATTTGGTCCTATGGGTCctccttgtgagtttgagcaactccagGAGTTAGATATGTTAGATATTAGCCTCTTTTTTGCTCATAATGCATAAAAATATCATATTGATGATTGTTATGATTCCATGAATGAGTTTGGGTCCTTATTATGAGCATTGGTGGGAAAAAAATGGATATTAGGTTCCATTAAGACATGCTAAGGGTTAAAGATGCCAACTTTATGTATTAGAACCCTAATATGGACAAGATATGGTTTCAAATATGAAGGCTACCCAGAAGGaccgtgctactatcaattcaagtacataccaattatagttatggacatagatatctaatccaacaaaaagtTCTCACCTTGATGAATCCTGATGATAGTTTGAGTTTAGGGTTGTTTATGAGCTTTATTTTGTCCTATAGGttctccttgtgagtttgagcaactccagGAGTTAGATATGTTAGATATCAGCCTCTATGTTGCTCATGATGCATAAAAATCTCATATTGATGGTTTTTATGATTTCGTGAATGAATTTGGGTCCTTATTATGAGCAGTGGTGGACAAAAATGGATGTTGGGTTCCATTAAGACATGCTAAGGGTTAAAGATGCCAACTTTATGTATTAGAACCCTAATATTTACAAGATATGGGAGTTAGACCATACAACTGAATGGATTAAGCACTAAATGGCTTAAGCTGACAAGCAACCCGATacactgagcgtaccaagggtgtacgcagcgcgtactagtAACCCGACGTGTACGTAGAGTGTACGATGCGTATGCCGAGCGTATGACTTGTTGAGGCTTTTCGTGGGCTTTTGGAATTCAGTTGGGCCTTAGCTAGGAATTGGGCCTTGGGCTGTTGAACATTAATGGGGCTCATAACTTTATTAGTGGACCTTAAGTTGCATGAGTGGGCCTTTATGGCCTTAGGGGTCATGATTTTGTTATTGGGCCAAATATGGGTAGGCCCATTATGGGAAGGGTAAAATTGACTTTTATCCTAGGACTTTGGGTTTGGGATTTAGACCCACAGTTATGGTTTATAACCTTATTTTGATTAGGGTTATTTGTTTGTGTTAGTTTGTGATCTTTTAGTTTTGTAGCCAAGCATCTAGTTGTTTATCAGCCGactaaggtgagttttctcactgtatcaatgggtcgaaggcaccaaggtcgtcccATTATTTGTGATATTGGATGTTAGCTATGTTTGTGAtatgtgtatgaaagaccaggatatgGCCCCTGACAATTGTATAAAAGACCATGATGTGACCCTCGACAATTTGTATGAAAAACCAGGATCTGACCCCTAGCACCTGTATAGAAGACCGAGATTTGGCCCCCGGCAAGAAAATActtgtaagactatgatttggcccgTAGCATTAACTTatttatgtttggtatgtggtactttggggaaatcactaaactTTTGCTTAcattttatatttatgttttcaGTTACTTTCGGTACTAAAGGGAAGGGTTCGACGTGATGACACAACATTCACCCCTCACTATTTTCGGCAAATTTTGGTATTGTTACTTTGATGATTTGACATTGTTACTATGTGATAATTGTAATtcttgtttaaaaatgaaaaattttatcatggtttttgggctgttacaagttggtatcaaagccttgcttTGAGGtagtgtcagaactcaaactgaggaaatgataatcttttcaaaagaaaaagaaattaaatttttgaaaaagattcTTTTTAAGTAAGAAGAGGAGTGCAATACATGCAATCAACCGATCTTAAGTAAGTGTTTTCCAAGTTACCTTGAGGGAAAATATCCAAAAGCTAACTGCCCTTGACAGATTTATTGACTTTTTACAAAACAAAGTACTACAGATCAACAAAGTCCTTTTGCTCCTTGTAGTATAAGTAAACCTTAATTGAGGTTTACTAGTTTTATGATATCATTAGTAAAAAAAGTCACTCAATGAAGTCTCTTTGTGGGATTCTAGCGTGGGTAAAAAAATCCCATATTTGGGCTAGAAACATAGCATTATAAGTGTCGTAATTGTGTTAGCTTTGGGGTGATAGAGTAAATAAATGATAACTATTAACTATAATTAGCTTCTAGATATTTTCCCTCAAAGACAGGTTCTAGGTTTTCAAGGTTTTCAAGGGGGGTCTATACATAAACAAAAAGATAATTATATTCAATGCCATTCAACTTCTTCATTGTTTTAAAAACATGTGTTGCATAACATAACTTACACTTGTTTTATCACGAATAACAAACATCAAAGTAGTTTTACGTGGACTAAATAGTCGCAACATAACCTGAAATATAAAAGTTCAAAATTCAATATTTTGACATTAGTGATAATAAATAAAAAGGATAAAACAAATGTAAAGACAATGCACCTGAAATATAATTTTTAGTAGAGGCTTCTTAGCAGCCTGTTCAAGTGTTCATGCCCAATATCATGACGACACCTGCATAACAAAATGTATCCGATGAAATGGTTCTTCATACTACTTTTTTTGTCACAGAGTCCTCGGAGCATATATACTTATTCTGGGAAACCCGTAGAGCTGACCTCCG is a window of Lactuca sativa cultivar Salinas chromosome 1, Lsat_Salinas_v11, whole genome shotgun sequence DNA encoding:
- the LOC122196097 gene encoding uncharacterized protein LOC122196097 translates to MFESSNTPFLVPDSRGVLMAAKDVMNNDAPWLDNNTPLGKHIIHSSISHDLANRLGIQSLRSISLVSEEMTKDLPYMDYAKIHELLELYGGKDFLLYDLIEFADCWPAIVVVLEGASLSREEISSLKFLPPWGLRGDMLNFGLGLTSCYSITDLPSVVSGGFLYMFDPCGKAFTLPSSSNSPVAKMFTLTGINLTERFRDQFSPMFIGQKVLWSPDSTVIRMPISSKFIEDGRQK